TGAGGTAGGTCGCTACCGTATTAATAAGAAATTAGGTCTCGATACCGATATGGATGTCCGCGTATTGACGAAGGACGATATCATCGAGATTATCAAATATTTGATTCAGCTCATCAATTCAAGTGCTACTGTCGACGATATCGACCACTTGTCTAACCGTCGTGTACGCACCGTAGGTGAGCAGTTGGCTAACCAGTTCTCTATTGGTTTGGCACGTATGAGCCGTACCATCCGTGAGCGTATGAATGTACGCGACAATGAGGTGTTTACTCCAACAGACTTGATCAATGCCAAGACTATCTCTAGCGTTATCAACTCTTTCTTTGGTACAAACCCATTGTCACAGTTCATGGACCAGACAAACCCATTGGCTGAGGTAACTCACAAGCGTCGTCTTTCTGCCCTTGGTCCTGGTGGTCTGTCTCGTGAGCGTGCAGGTTTCGAGGTTCGTGACGTTCACTATACCCACTATGGTCGTCTTTGTCCTATCGAGAGTCCTGAAGGTCCTAACATCGGTTTGATTTCTTCACTCTGTATGTATGCAAAGATCAACGACCTCGGTTTCATCGTTACCCCTTACCGTAAGGTAAATGACAGCACTGTAGATATGGACAACGAGGATGTTGTTTATCTGACAGCTGAGGATGAGGAAGCTAAGATCATCGGTCAGGGTAATGCGCCTTTGACAGAGGATGGTGCCTTCATCCGTGACGTGGTTAAGTGCCGTCAGGATGCTGATTATCCAGTGGTTCCACCATCAGACGTTGACTATGTGGATGTTTCTCCACAGCAGATTGCATCTGTTTCTGCCGGTCTGATTCCATTCTTGGAGCACGATGATGGTCACCGTGCGTTGATGGGATGTAACATGATGCGCCAGGCAGTGCCATTGCTTCACAATGATGCACCTATCGTAGGTACCGGTCTTGAGAAGCAGGTATGTGAGGATTCACGTACAATGATTACCGCAGAAGGCGAGGGTGTTATCGAGTATGTTGACGCAACAACCATCCGTATCCTTTATGATCGCACAGAGGATGATGAGTTCGTCAGCTTCGAGCCTGCCTTGAAGGAGTATCGCATTCCTAAGTTCCGTCGTACCAACCAGAATATGACCATCGACTTGCGTCCTATCTGTAACAAGGGTCAGCGCGTTAAGGCTGGTGATATCCTGACAGAGGGTTATGCTACCGAGAACGGTGAGCTGGCTTTGGGTAGAAACTTGCTGGTTGCTTACATTCCTTGGAAGGGTTACAACTATGAGGATGCTGTCGTTATCTCTGAGCGTATGGTTCGTGATGACGTTTTGACCTCTGTTCACGTGGATGAGTATTCTCTCGATGTACGTGAGACAAAGCGTGGTGTAGAGGAGTTCACTTCTGATATTCCTAATGTAAGTGAGGAAGCAACAAAGGATCTCGACGATAACGGTATCGTACGTGTTGGTGCGCGTATTGAGCCAGGCGACATCATGATCGGTAAGATTTCTCCTAAAGGCGAGAGTGATCCTTCTCCAGAAGAGAAGTTGCTTCGTGCCATCTTCGGTGATAAGGCTGGTGATGTGAAGGATTCTTCCTTGAAGGCTAATCCATCATTGAGTGGTGTTGTCATCGACAAGAAGCTGTTCTCTCGTGCCGTTAAGACTCGTGAGTCTAAGAAGCAGGATAAGATTATCCTTGCCAAGATTGATGAGGAGTATGAGGCTAAGGGTGATGACTTGAAGGATATCCTGGTTGATAAGTTGCTCACTCTGACGGAAGACAAGACTTCTCAGGGTGTGAAGGATTACTCAGGTGTTGAAATCATCACTAAGGGTAGCACATTCACAGCAGCAGCTTTGAAGAACTTGGAGTACGATGGTGTTCAGTCTAATGGTTGGACAGATGATGATCATACAAATACTTTGATTCAGCGTCTGATCATGAACTATATCCGCAAGTACAAGCAGCTTGATGCAGAGTTGAAGCGTCGTAAGTTTGCTATTACTATCGGTGACGAGCTTCCTTCTGGTATTCTCCAGATGGCTAAGGTATACATCGCGAAGAAGCGTAAGATCCAGGTAGGTGATAAGCTTGCCGGTCGTCACGGTAACAAGGGTATCGTTTCTAAGGTGGTACGTCTTGAGGATATGCCGTTTATGGCTGATGGTCGCCCTGTAGATATGGTATTGAACCCATTGGGTGTGCCTTCTCGAATGAACCTTGGACAGATCTTCGAGTGTATTCTCGGTGCTGCAGGTAAGAAGTTGGGCGTTAAGTTCGCTACTCCTATCTTTGATGGTGCTAAGTTGGAAGACCTCTCTGAATGGACAGATAAGGCAGGCTTGCCACGCTTCTGTTCTACTTACCTTTATGATGGTGAGACAGGTGAGCAGTTTGACCAGCCAGCTACCGTAGGTATGACCTACTTCTTGAAGTTGGGTCACATGGTTGAGGATAAGATGCACGCACGTTCTATCGGTCCTTACTCTCTGATTACCCAGCAGCCACTTGGTGGTAAGGCACAGTTTGGTGGTCAGCGATTCGGAGAGATGGAGGTTTGGGCCATCGAGGCATTCGGTGCTAGCCACGTATTGCAGGAGATTCTGACCATTAAGTCGGATGATGTTGTAGGACGTAGCAAGGCATACGAGGCAATTGTTAAGGGCGACCCAATGCCAACACCTGGCATTCCAGAGTCACTCAACGTATTGCTCCACGAGCTTCGCGGCCTTGGCTTGAGCATCAAACTTGATTAATTTTGAGAACCCCTAATTAAGATAAAGAAACATGGCTTTCAAAAAAGATACAAAGGTAAAGAATAATTTTACGAAGATTACCATCGGTCTCGCTTCGCCAGAGGAGATCCTGGAAAATTCGTATGGTGAGGTTACTAAGCCTGAAACCATTAATTATCGTACATATAAGCCGGAACGTGACGGTTTGTTCTGCGAGCGCATTTTTGGTCCTACCAAGGACTACGAGTGCGCCTGCGGAAAGTACAAGCGCATCCGTTATAAGGGAATCGTTTGTGACCGATGCGGTGTTGAGGTTACTGAGAAGAAGGTTCGTCGTGAGCGTTCTGGTCATATCGAACTCGTTGTTCCTGTAGCTCATATCTGGTATTTCCGTTCTCTGCCAAATAAGATTGGTTACCTTTTGGGTATGCCAACCAAGAAGCTTGATGCTGTTATCTACTACGAGAAGTATGTAGTGATTCAGCCAGGTATTCTCGAGGGTAAGGTAGATGCCGACGGTCTTCCTTTGCTTGGTTCTGCCAAGCTTGATCTCTTGTCAGAGGATGAATACATGGACATCCTCGACAAGTATGACCCAAATGGTGACAACGAGAACTTGGATGATTCTGATCCAAACAAGTTCATTGCCAAGATGGGTGCTGAGGCAATCTATCAGTTGTTGCAGAATGTAGACCTCGATTCATTGTCTTACGAGCTCCGCGACCGTGCTAATAACGATTCTAGCCAGCAGCGTAAGACTGAGGCTTTGAAGCGCTTGAACGTAGTAGAGGGCTTCCGTGCCAGCAAGGGCATCAACAAGCCTGAGTGGATGGTGATGAAGATTATCCCAGTTACTCCACCTGAGCTCCGCCCTTTGGTACCACTGGATGGTGG
The Segatella copri DNA segment above includes these coding regions:
- the rpoB gene encoding DNA-directed RNA polymerase subunit beta; protein product: MATKIVDNRVNFASVHNPYPYPDFLDVQLKSFKDFLQLDTPPEERKNDGLYKVFSENFPITDTRNNFVLEFLDYYIDPPRYTIDECLERGLTYSVPLKAKMKLYCTDPDHEDFGTFIQDVFLGTIPYMTANGTFVINGAERVVVSQLHRSPGVFFGQGVHANGTVLYSARIIPFKGSWIEFATDINNVMYAYIDRKKKLPVTTLLRAIGYEQDKDILQIFDLAEEVKVNKKNMKAAIGRKLAARVLKSWNEDFVDEDTGEVVSIERNEVIMERETELTADNIEEIVESGATTVLLHKDEEAASKFTIIFNTLSKDPSNSEKEAVTYIYRQLRNADPADDASAREVFQNLFFSDKRYDLGEVGRYRINKKLGLDTDMDVRVLTKDDIIEIIKYLIQLINSSATVDDIDHLSNRRVRTVGEQLANQFSIGLARMSRTIRERMNVRDNEVFTPTDLINAKTISSVINSFFGTNPLSQFMDQTNPLAEVTHKRRLSALGPGGLSRERAGFEVRDVHYTHYGRLCPIESPEGPNIGLISSLCMYAKINDLGFIVTPYRKVNDSTVDMDNEDVVYLTAEDEEAKIIGQGNAPLTEDGAFIRDVVKCRQDADYPVVPPSDVDYVDVSPQQIASVSAGLIPFLEHDDGHRALMGCNMMRQAVPLLHNDAPIVGTGLEKQVCEDSRTMITAEGEGVIEYVDATTIRILYDRTEDDEFVSFEPALKEYRIPKFRRTNQNMTIDLRPICNKGQRVKAGDILTEGYATENGELALGRNLLVAYIPWKGYNYEDAVVISERMVRDDVLTSVHVDEYSLDVRETKRGVEEFTSDIPNVSEEATKDLDDNGIVRVGARIEPGDIMIGKISPKGESDPSPEEKLLRAIFGDKAGDVKDSSLKANPSLSGVVIDKKLFSRAVKTRESKKQDKIILAKIDEEYEAKGDDLKDILVDKLLTLTEDKTSQGVKDYSGVEIITKGSTFTAAALKNLEYDGVQSNGWTDDDHTNTLIQRLIMNYIRKYKQLDAELKRRKFAITIGDELPSGILQMAKVYIAKKRKIQVGDKLAGRHGNKGIVSKVVRLEDMPFMADGRPVDMVLNPLGVPSRMNLGQIFECILGAAGKKLGVKFATPIFDGAKLEDLSEWTDKAGLPRFCSTYLYDGETGEQFDQPATVGMTYFLKLGHMVEDKMHARSIGPYSLITQQPLGGKAQFGGQRFGEMEVWAIEAFGASHVLQEILTIKSDDVVGRSKAYEAIVKGDPMPTPGIPESLNVLLHELRGLGLSIKLD